The stretch of DNA TCGGGGAGCTCAAGGTGGGCGTATTTGCGCCCCTTGCCCCCTTCAGGCTCCCGGCCATCCTGCAAACCTTCGAAGTCCAGCATCCGGGAGTCGAAGTCTCCTTTCTTGAGGCCGATTTGGCGAGCCTGCAGACGGCTCTCCTCGAAGGACAATGTGACGTCGCGCTGACGTACGGTCTCGGCCTGGGACGCGGCTTCACCTACACAGTGCTCGAGCGTGTGCCGCCTCATGTGCTCGTCCACGCCGAGCACCCTGCGGCGTCCCGGCCGGAGCGGAGCATCGCCCTGAAGGATCTTCAGGGTGAACCTGCGGTGGTGCTGGATCTCCCGCACAGCCGGGAATACTACGAGCAGCTGTATGCGATCGCAGGAGTCGTTCCCAACGTCCGGCACCGCTTCGCCGGGTACGAGACTGTGCGCTCGTTTGTGGCGAAAGGGCATGGTTACGCCGTATTGAACCAGCGTCTCTACAGCGACCTGACGTACTCCGGCGGAAGGGTGGTGGCCCTGACCCTGACGGACGACTTCCCGCCGATCGAGGTAATGCTGGTCCGGCCCGAGGGGGTGCAGCCCACCCGCCGGGCGCTGGCCTTCGAGGAGACATGCATCCGGCTCTACGGTTCCGCCCGCGAGTAGTGGTGCGGCGGCCGCCTAGCCCGTACCAACGGCTACGCCGCGACCCAAGGCGGAGGTTCGTCATTGGCAAAATCTATCGGTCCGCCCAAAACTATCCATTGGACAGATGTGAGGCGTATCACAGAGAGTTGTTCAAGTGCGTGGTGCTGGTGGCAGTCCAGCGGCAAATCCCACGCAATGACGGCTCTGGCCGCACCCTGAAGCGCGACAACCATGTTGATCAAAGGAGATTCAATGGTTCCGAATCACGCCCCAAGTGTCCGACACATGTCAGGACCGTGGCTTGCCGGCAACACAGCGGCAACATCAGCAGATTTGATTTCCCGCACCCGTAACACGGCGGGAAATTTCGGAAACACGGCGCCCGTAGCGTGGCGTTCATGATTATCAACGAGATCAACGACCCGCCGTTGTCCGCTTCCCAGGCGGCACAGCCCGCCCAGGCCCTGACCCCGCCCCTGGCCAAGGACGAGACGCGGTCCGGACCGCTCGGCATCACCAAAATGCAACGGCGTGTCCTCGCCGGCGGCAGCATCGGGCAGTTCATCGAGTTCTACGACTTCACCCTCTACGGCCTCACGGCTGTCATCTTTTCCCAGCTGTTCTTCCCCGGCAGCAACCCCGTCGCGGCCATGCTTGCCACTTTCGCCACTTTCGGTGTCGCTTTCGTGGTCCGTCCCGTCGGCGGCCTGTTCTTCGGCGCGCTCGGTGACCGGATCGGTCGTCGCCGGGTCCTGACGATCACGCTCATCGCAATCGGCGGGGCCACCGCCCTCATGGGGCTGCTGCCGACCTACGGCCAGATCGGTGCTTGGGCCCCGGCATTGCTGGTCCTCTGCAGGCTGATCCAGGGCTTCTCCGCCGGCGGCGAGTCGGTGGGAGCACCGTCGTTCGTCTTCGAGCATGCCCCGGTCAGCCGCCGCGGCTTTTGGCTCAACATCACCATTGCCGCCACCGCGCTGCCCTCCGTCGTCGCCGGGTCGATGATCCTCATCCTGAGCCAGTCGATGCCCAATGAAGCGTTCATGGCGTGGGGCTGGCGCTTCCCGTTCCTGCTGGCTTTGCCGCTCGCCTTGTTTGGCGTCTGGATCCGTAGCCGGACGGTGGAAAGCGACGCGTTCAATGAGGCGAAGGCCGCCAGGACCAAGGAGTTCAGCCCGGTGCGCGAAGCTTTCCGCGAAAACCGGCTCCGCATGGTCCAGGTCATCTTCGTGATGGGCCTGACCGCCATGGGCTTCTACTTCCTCTCGGCCTATTTCGTCTCCTACGTCCAGACCACAGGCCACCTGAGCCGCGAGCAGTCCCTCCTGGTCAACGCCGGTGCCCTCGCCCTCTATGCCGTGCTGCTGCCTCTCGGCGGCCGGCTGGGAGACCGCTTCGGCCGCAAACCGATGCTGATTGCAGGTTCGGCCGCGTTGGCAGTGCTTTCAGTGCCGAGCTTCATGCTGGTGACCAGCGGAAGCCTCGCTCTCGCCCTGGTGGGTCAGTCGCTCTTCGTGGTGGCCCTCTGCATCTATGGCGGAGGCTGCTACACCTTCTTCGTCGAAATCTTCACCACCCGCACCCGCTTCACCTCTGCGGCGATCAGCTACAACGGCGCCTACGCGGTCTTCGGCGGCACCGCGCCGTTCATCGGCACCGCCTTGGTCGGCGGCACCGGAGTGCCGCACGCTCCCGGTTTCTACATGGCCGCCGCAGCCGCCATCGTGTTCCTTCTGGTGCTGTTCACCAAGGTTCCCGAGACGCGCGGACGCATGGGCTAGTCCCACAAGCCCACCGTTCTCCCCCGCAACATACAAAGGATTCCCCATGACTTCAGCAGCTTTCCTCGAAGACTTCCACCACGTCGCCGGCATCGGTGCCACACCCGACAACGGTGTCGACCGCCAGGCAGCCACCCCGGAGGATGCGCAGACACGCAACTGGTTCGCCGGTTGGGTGCGCGACGCCGGCTGGGAACTGCAGGTGGACGGCATCGGCAACATGTTCGGGCTGGTGGAGTGGACGCCGGGGGCGCCCTTTGTGCTGATCGGTTCCCACCTGGACAGCCAGCCGCTCGGAGGCAGGTTCGATGGCGCGTACGGCGTCCTGGCCGCCCTGCACGCGGCCCGGCGGCTGGACGCCGAGGTCGCGGAAGGCGGTGTCGCGCCGAGGTTCAACCTGGCGGTGGTGAATTGGTTCAATGAGGAGGGCGGCCGGTTCGCTCCGAGCATCATGGGGAGTTCGGTCTTTGCGGGCCTCCTGGCGCAGGACCAGATGCTGAACGTGGCGGACCTGCAGGGCGTTACCGTCCGTGAGGCGCTGGACGGCATCGGGTACCTGGGCACGGACAAGGGGCCCGAGGTTGCCGGATATGCCGAGATCCACATCGAACAGGGCAGGATCCTGGAACGTGAAGGCATCTCCATCGGCCTGGTGGACAGCAGCTGGTACACCCAGAAACTGGACATCGAGGTGCTCGGCGAACAGTCCCATACCGGGGCGACCGCCATGGCGGACCGGCATGACGCCCTGGTGGCGGCTTCGAAGATCATTCTCATGGTGCACGACGTGACTGAAGATTTCGCGGAGGAGGCCCTGGTCTCATCGGTGGGGCAGCTGACACTCGAACCCAACTCGCCCATCGTGGTGGCGCGAAGGGTGCATCTCGTCGCCGACCTCCGCTCCGGTGACCCGGACATCGTCAAGGCGGCCCGCGCAAAACTCATCGAGCAGATCGATGTGCTGGCGCGCGAGCACGACATCAAAGTCAACGTCAAAGACTTCGATATTCGGCCGATCCGCCGCTTTCCCGAGGCCGGGCTGGAACTCGCGGACAAGGTGGCCGCAGACCTGGGTCTTTCCGCAAGGCGGATCCAGACTATGGCCGGCCACGATTCGGTGGCCATGAACACGGTGGCGCCGTCGGTCATGCTCTTTGTACCGAGCGTGGACGGCGTCTCGCACTGCGAACGGGAATTCACCACCGACGAGGACATGGTTGCCGGTGTGGACATGCTTACGGGCGTAGCCCGCGAGCTGGTTGCCGGCGCCCTGGCCGAAACCTCCTCCCAGCCGGCAACGGCCACCGCATGACAGAGCTGCACTACCTCGACGCGAGCACGGCGCTGCGGCTCTTCCGCTCCCGGGAGCTTTCCCCCGTGGAGCTGATGGAAGCAGTGATCGCGCGCACGGAGGCCGTCAACGGAGGAATCAACGCCCTGACGGAAACCCTGTTCGAGGAGGCGTTGCCGGCGGCACGGCAGGCAGCTGCCCGATATGCGCGCGGCAGGGACCTCACACCATTGCTGGGGCTACCGGTAGCTACGAAGGAAAAGCACGGGCTCAGCGGGCGCACCCTCTCCCAGGGGCTCGTGGCCCGCAAACATGAGCTGGCACAGACAGACCATCCCGTCGTCGACCGGATCCGGCGGGCCGGCGGAATCATCCATGCCCGCACCACCACCCCCGAATACAGCTGTGCCACCGTCACGCACAGTCCTCTGTGGGGAGTCACGCGCAACCCATGGAACCGGCAGTATTCCCCAGGCGGCTCGTCCGGCGGTTCCGGTGCAGCACTGGCGGCCGGGCTAGCGCCGCTCGCCACCGCCTCCGACATCGCCGGTTCCACGCGTCCGCCCGCCTCCTTCACCGGCACCGTCGGCTACAAGGCGCCCTATGGCAGGATCCCCGGCCAGGCCCCGCTCTCCGCGGACCACTACCGGGGCGACGGCCCGATGGCGAGGACAGTGGCGGACGCTGCGCTGCTCGCCAACATCATGGCGGGCCGTCATCCGGGGGACCACACCTCCCTCGCGGGGACTCCGGCGATATCCAGCCCGCCCGGCGCCGCCGCCGTTTCGGCAGTCGCCGGCATGCGCATCGCGCTGTGCATCCGGCTGGGGAACTACCCCGTCGCCGCAGACATCGAGGCGAATACACGCGCTGTTGCCGCCGACCTCCGTGACGCCGGAGCCGTGGTGGAAGAGGTCGAGCTGCCTTGGACCACCGAGGAAATCAGCCGGACGATGTTCACCCATTTCGGGTACCTCCTCGGACCGGCCATGGAGGACGAAACGGAGGCTTCCCTCGAATTGCTGGCCCCGTACACCCGGCAGTTCATGGCGGACGCCCGGGCGGCCGCCGGAGAAAACCGCTTCATCGACGGCATCCGGGCGGAAACCCGGATCCAGGCCCAACTGTCCGCGGCGATGTCGGGCTTCGACGCACTGGTGTGTCCGGCCTCGGCCGTGGCCGCCCTGGATGCGGACGGCACGTACCTCGACGGCATCGACGCGGAGGGCGTGCGTCTGGGGCACTACTGGCAGGGGCATATGACGGGACCGTTCAACATCAATAACCGTTGCCCCGTCCTCGCCGTGCCGAGCGGTATGGCCGACTGCGGCATCCCGACGGGCGTGCAAATCGTGGGCCATCCGTTCGAGGACGCCACGGTCTTCACCGTGGGTGCCGCCCTGGAGACGGTGCGGCCGTGGGCAGGGCGGCGTCCGGACCTCCTGGTAGGCAGCTAGCTGTACCCAGTACAGCTAGCCGCGCACCGCGGCCGCAAGGGGCAGGACGGTCCGTGGGAGGATTGACTGCGTGGCCCATATTGACGTTTCCAACATCGACTACTTCCTTTCCGACGGCACGCAACTGCTCAACGGCGTGACCTTCAAGGTCCCGGACGGCACCAAGACGGCACTGATCGGTCCCAACGGAACCGGAAAGACGACGCTGTTCCGGATCATCTCCGGCGATCTCGTTCCCGATGAAGGCGTGATCGGCCGCTCCGGGAACATGGGCATCATGCGCCAGTTCGTGGGCCAGGTCCGGGATGATTCCACAGTGCGCGACCTGCTGGTGTCGGCAGCACCGCCTGCGCTGGCAGCCGCGGCCCGTGCGGTAGATGAAACCGAAATGGCCATGCTGGAGCACGACGACGAGCCCACCCAGATGAACTACGCCCAAGCGATCGTGGACTGGGGCGATGCCGGCGGATATGACGTCGAAACGGTCTGGGACGAGGTCTGCATGGCGGCACTGGGCCTCCCCTTCGACCGGGCGCAGCACCGGCCGGCCTCGAGCCTGTCCGGCGGCGAGCAGAAACGGCTGGTGCTGGAGGCGTTGTTCGCCGGGCCCGACGACCTGCTCCTCCTCGACGAACCGGACAACTACCTCGACGTGCCGGGCAAGCGCTGGCTTGAGGCGAAGCTGAACGAGTCGAAGAAGACCGTGTTCTTCATCAGCCACGACCGCGAACTCCTCAACAACGCCGCCGGCCGCATCGTCACCCTGGAGCCGGGCATCAACGGCGCCGGCGCCTGGGTCCACGGCGGCGGCTTCGGCTCCTACGTCGAGGCGCGCGCAGACCGCAACGCCCGCTTCGAGGAGCTGCGCAAGCGCTGGGACGAGGAGCACGTGAAGCTCAAGGAACTCGTCAACATGTACAAGAACAAGGCCGCCTTCCGCTCTGACATGGCCAACAGGTACCACGCCGCGCAGACCCGGCTGGCAAAATTCCTTGAGGTCGGGCCGCCGGAGGCCCTGCCCATCGAGCAGAATGTGCGGATGCGGCTCAAGGGAGGCCGGACGGCCAAGCGCGCCATCGTCGCCGAAAAGCTCGAGCTGACCGGGCTGATGCAGCCGTTCTCCACCGAGGTGTGGTTCGGCGACCGTGTCGGCGTGCTGGGCTCCAACGGCTCGGGCAAGAGCCACTTCCTGCGCCTGCTCGCCACCGGCGGGACCGACCCGGAACGCGAGCACCTGCCGGTGTCCGACGTCGAGATCGCCGAGGTCCCGCACGAAGGCACCGTCAAACTCGGCGCCCGGATCCGCCCCGGCTTCTTCGCGCAGACCCACGTCCGGCCGGACCTGCTGGGCAAAACGCTGCTGGAAATCCTGCACCGCGGCGACGAACACCGGTCCGGACTCGGCCGCGAGGCCGCGGCAGGGGCGCTGGACGGCTACGGGCTGTCCTCACAGTCGGAGCAGAAGTACGA from Arthrobacter sp. B3I9 encodes:
- a CDS encoding LysR family transcriptional regulator, giving the protein MTQLRYFAVVAELENMTAAAERLLVTQSTLSTAMAQLEASLSTQLFVRLRTRGLRLTPSGRQLAQDIKVLLEHADSLYESARGLATSLVGELKVGVFAPLAPFRLPAILQTFEVQHPGVEVSFLEADLASLQTALLEGQCDVALTYGLGLGRGFTYTVLERVPPHVLVHAEHPAASRPERSIALKDLQGEPAVVLDLPHSREYYEQLYAIAGVVPNVRHRFAGYETVRSFVAKGHGYAVLNQRLYSDLTYSGGRVVALTLTDDFPPIEVMLVRPEGVQPTRRALAFEETCIRLYGSARE
- a CDS encoding MFS transporter, whose translation is MIINEINDPPLSASQAAQPAQALTPPLAKDETRSGPLGITKMQRRVLAGGSIGQFIEFYDFTLYGLTAVIFSQLFFPGSNPVAAMLATFATFGVAFVVRPVGGLFFGALGDRIGRRRVLTITLIAIGGATALMGLLPTYGQIGAWAPALLVLCRLIQGFSAGGESVGAPSFVFEHAPVSRRGFWLNITIAATALPSVVAGSMILILSQSMPNEAFMAWGWRFPFLLALPLALFGVWIRSRTVESDAFNEAKAARTKEFSPVREAFRENRLRMVQVIFVMGLTAMGFYFLSAYFVSYVQTTGHLSREQSLLVNAGALALYAVLLPLGGRLGDRFGRKPMLIAGSAALAVLSVPSFMLVTSGSLALALVGQSLFVVALCIYGGGCYTFFVEIFTTRTRFTSAAISYNGAYAVFGGTAPFIGTALVGGTGVPHAPGFYMAAAAAIVFLLVLFTKVPETRGRMG
- a CDS encoding M20 family metallo-hydrolase produces the protein MTSAAFLEDFHHVAGIGATPDNGVDRQAATPEDAQTRNWFAGWVRDAGWELQVDGIGNMFGLVEWTPGAPFVLIGSHLDSQPLGGRFDGAYGVLAALHAARRLDAEVAEGGVAPRFNLAVVNWFNEEGGRFAPSIMGSSVFAGLLAQDQMLNVADLQGVTVREALDGIGYLGTDKGPEVAGYAEIHIEQGRILEREGISIGLVDSSWYTQKLDIEVLGEQSHTGATAMADRHDALVAASKIILMVHDVTEDFAEEALVSSVGQLTLEPNSPIVVARRVHLVADLRSGDPDIVKAARAKLIEQIDVLAREHDIKVNVKDFDIRPIRRFPEAGLELADKVAADLGLSARRIQTMAGHDSVAMNTVAPSVMLFVPSVDGVSHCEREFTTDEDMVAGVDMLTGVARELVAGALAETSSQPATATA
- a CDS encoding amidase, with protein sequence MTELHYLDASTALRLFRSRELSPVELMEAVIARTEAVNGGINALTETLFEEALPAARQAAARYARGRDLTPLLGLPVATKEKHGLSGRTLSQGLVARKHELAQTDHPVVDRIRRAGGIIHARTTTPEYSCATVTHSPLWGVTRNPWNRQYSPGGSSGGSGAALAAGLAPLATASDIAGSTRPPASFTGTVGYKAPYGRIPGQAPLSADHYRGDGPMARTVADAALLANIMAGRHPGDHTSLAGTPAISSPPGAAAVSAVAGMRIALCIRLGNYPVAADIEANTRAVAADLRDAGAVVEEVELPWTTEEISRTMFTHFGYLLGPAMEDETEASLELLAPYTRQFMADARAAAGENRFIDGIRAETRIQAQLSAAMSGFDALVCPASAVAALDADGTYLDGIDAEGVRLGHYWQGHMTGPFNINNRCPVLAVPSGMADCGIPTGVQIVGHPFEDATVFTVGAALETVRPWAGRRPDLLVGS
- a CDS encoding ATP-binding cassette domain-containing protein, which produces MAHIDVSNIDYFLSDGTQLLNGVTFKVPDGTKTALIGPNGTGKTTLFRIISGDLVPDEGVIGRSGNMGIMRQFVGQVRDDSTVRDLLVSAAPPALAAAARAVDETEMAMLEHDDEPTQMNYAQAIVDWGDAGGYDVETVWDEVCMAALGLPFDRAQHRPASSLSGGEQKRLVLEALFAGPDDLLLLDEPDNYLDVPGKRWLEAKLNESKKTVFFISHDRELLNNAAGRIVTLEPGINGAGAWVHGGGFGSYVEARADRNARFEELRKRWDEEHVKLKELVNMYKNKAAFRSDMANRYHAAQTRLAKFLEVGPPEALPIEQNVRMRLKGGRTAKRAIVAEKLELTGLMQPFSTEVWFGDRVGVLGSNGSGKSHFLRLLATGGTDPEREHLPVSDVEIAEVPHEGTVKLGARIRPGFFAQTHVRPDLLGKTLLEILHRGDEHRSGLGREAAAGALDGYGLSSQSEQKYESLSGGQQARFQILLLQLSGATLLLLDEPTDNLDLHSAEALERAIDHFEGTVLAVTHDRWFARTFDRFLVFGSDGKVYESAEPVWDEKRVERAR